In Carya illinoinensis cultivar Pawnee chromosome 7, C.illinoinensisPawnee_v1, whole genome shotgun sequence, the following are encoded in one genomic region:
- the LOC122314810 gene encoding F-box/kelch-repeat protein At3g06240-like, giving the protein MKAAMPLRRKKAAMLRTRKNLPEDLILEILLRLPVKSLVRFRCVSKRWLFLISDPHFAKSHFDRASEHTQRLLLSTPLRFGSLETDAPLWDGSAVRELFFPFKQEGRAFKIVGSCNGLVCVSLSQNEGFYIWNPSTGSRRKLPDPPETPPDREIRVHGFGYDSSAEDYKVVLGLFPSYEGRVFSSKRNSWKTIEDFFFDFNDSAGIFCNGTLHWEVLLEDYTETIAAFDLAEEEFWEVPMPQQYDDHHEEIIFYSLMNLGGRLCLTCRWCYSSTHFEIWVMQEYGVQESWAPMFEVRHSDLINCRCSLIPLCFPRAEKLEAIYMGKELIRTDHDGAILERFMLSSDIASCEAAVFFESLLSPN; this is encoded by the coding sequence ATGAAGGCGGCGATGCCGCTCAGAAGAAAAAAGGCGGCAATGCTGAGGACTAGGAAGAATCTTCCCGAAGACTTGATACTAGAAATACTCTTGCGTTTGCCCGTCAAATCTTTGGTCCGATTCAGGTGCGTTTCTAAACGATGGCTTTTTCTAATTTCCGATCCCCATTTCGCTAAATCGCACTTCGACCGAGCATCCGAGCACACCCAAAGACTCCTGTTATCAACCCCTCTGAGATTTGGGTCCCTAGAAACCGATGCACCTTTGTGGGACGGTTCTGCTGTGAGAGAACTCTTTTTCCCGTTTAAGCAAGAGGGTCGTGCTTTTAAGATTGTAGGTTCTTGCAATGGTTTGGTTTGCGTCTCACTCTCACAGAATGAGGGTTTCTATATTTGGAATCCATCAACCGGATCCCGCAGAAAGTTGCCTGACCCCCCTGAAACTCCACCCGATCGTGAGATACGTGTTCATGGTTTCGGCTATGATTCATCCGCTGAAGACTATAAGGTCGTTTTGGGCCTTTTCCCATCATATGAAGGCAGGGTCTTCTCGTCGAAAAGAAACTCCTGGAAAACTATTGAAGATTTCTTTTTTGACTTTAACGACTCGGCAGGGATCTTCTGCAATGGTACTCTGCATTGGGAAGTCTTACTCGAAGATTATACTGAGACAATCGCTGCGTTTGATTTAGCTGAGGAGGAGTTTTGGGAGGTGCCGATGCCCCAGCAGTATGACGATCACCATGAGGAGATTATTTTCTATtctttgatgaatcttggaGGGCGTCTTTGTCTTACTTGTCGTTGGTGTTATAGCTCTACCCATTTTGAGATATGGGTAATGCAGGAATACGGAGTGCAGGAATCATGGGCGCCAATGTTTGAAGTTCGGCATTCCGATCTAATCAACTGCAGATGTAGTCTAATCCCGCTATGCTTTCCCAGAGCTGAGAAGCTTGAGGCAATATACATGGGAAAGGAGTTAATAAGGACTGATCATGATGGAGCGATTCTTGAACGCTTTATGTTGAGCAGTGACATAGCTAGTTGTGAAGCAGCTGTCTTTTTTGAGAGTTTACTTTCACCCAACTAA